The following coding sequences are from one Loxodonta africana isolate mLoxAfr1 chromosome 18, mLoxAfr1.hap2, whole genome shotgun sequence window:
- the POLR2A gene encoding DNA-directed RNA polymerase II subunit RPB1 isoform X3: protein MHGGGPPSGDSACPLRTIKRVQFGVLSPDELKRMSVTEGGIKYPETTEGGRPKLGGLMDPRQGVIERTGRCQTCAGNMTECPGHFGHIELAKPVFHVGFLVKTMKVLRCVCFFCSKLLVDSNNPKIKDILAKSKGQPKKRLTHVYDLCKGKNICEGGEEMDNKFGVEQPEGDEDLTKEKGHGGCGRYQPRIRRSGLELYAEWKHVNEDSQEKKILLSPERVHEIFKRISDEECFVLGMEPRYARPEWMIVTVLPVPPLSVRPAVVMQGSARNQDDLTHKLADIVKINNQLRRNEQNGAAAHVIAEDVKLLQFHVATMVDNELPGLPRAMQKSGRPLKSLKQRLKGKEGRVRGNLMGKRVDFSARTVITPDPNLSIDQVGVPRSIAANMTFAEIVTPFNIDSVTTPYNADFDGDEMNLHLPQSLETRAEIQELAMVPRMIVTPQSNRPVMGIVQDTLTAVRKFTKRDVFLERGEVMNLLMFLSTWDGKVPQPAILKPRPLWTGKQIFSLIIPGHINCIRTHSTHPDDEDSGPYKHISPGDTKVVVENGELIMGILCKKSLGTSAGSLVHISYLEMGHDITRLFYSNIQTVINNWLLIEGHTIGIGDSIADSKTYQDIQNTIKKAKQDVIEVIEKAHNNELEPTPGNTLRQTFENQVNRILNDARDKTGSSAQKSLSEYNNFKSMVVSGAKGSKINISQVIAVVGQQNVEGKRIPFGFKHRTLPHFIKDDYGPESRGFVENSYLAGLTPTEFFFHAMGGREGLIDTAVKTAETGYIQRRLIKSMESVMVKYDATVRNSINQVVQLRYGEDGLAGESVEFQNLATLKPSNKAFEKKFRFDYTNERALRRTLQEDLVKDVLSNAHIQNELEREFERMREDREVLRVIFPTGDSKVVLPCNLLRMIWNAQKIFHINPRLPSDLHPIKVVEGVKELSKKLVIVNGDDPLSRQAQENATLLFNIHLRSTLCSRRMAEEFRLSGEAFDWLLGEIESKFNQAIAHPGEMVGALAAQSLGEPATQMTLNTFHYAGVSAKNVTLGVPRLKELINISKKPKTPSLTVFLLGQSARDAERAKDILCRLEHTTLRKVTANTAIYYDPNPQSTVVAEDQEWVNVYYEMPDFDVARISPWLLRVELDRKHMTDRKLTMEQIAEKINAGFGDDLNCIFNDDNAEKLVLRIRIMNSDENKMQEEEEVVDKMDDDVFLRCIESNMLTDMTLQGIEQISKVYMHLPQTDNKKKIIITEDGEFKALQEWILETDGVSLMRVLSEKDVDPVRTTSNDIVEIFTVLGIEAVRKALERELYHVISFDGSYVNYRHLALLCDTMTCRGHLMAITRHGVNRQDTGPLMKCSFEETVDVLMEAAAHGESDPMKGVSENIMLGQLAPAGTGCFDLLLDAEKCKYGMEIPTNIPGLGAAGPTGMFFGSAPSPMGGISPAMTPWNLGATPAYGAWSPSVGSGMTPGAAGFSPSAASDASGFSPGYSPAWSPTPGSPGSPGPSSPYIPSPGGAMSPSYSPTSPAYEPRSPGGYTPQSPSYSPTSPSYSPTSPSYSPTSPNYSPTSPSYSPTSPSYSPTSPSYSPTSPSYSPTSPSYSPTSPSYSPTSPSYSPTSPSYSPTSPSYSPTSPSYSPTSPSYSPTSPSYSPTSPSYSPTSPSYSPTSPSYSPTSPNYSPTSPNYTPTSPSYSPTSPSYSPTSPNYTPTSPNYSPTSPSYSPTSPSYSPTSPSYSPSSPRYTPQSPTYTPSSPSYSPSSPSYSPTSPKYTPTSPSYSPSSPEYTPTSPKYSPTSPKYSPTSPKYSPTSPTYSPTTPKYSPTSPTYSPTSPVYTPTSPKYSPTSPTYSPTSPKYSPTSPTYSPTSPKGSTYSPTSPGYSPTSPTYSLTSPAISPDDSDEEN from the exons aaGCGAATGTCTGTGACAGAGGGTGGTATCAAGTACCCAGAGACAACTGAAGGAGGCCGCCCCAAGCTTGGGGGACTGATGGATCCAAGGCAGGGCGTGATAGAGCGGACCGGCCGCTGCCAAACATGTGCAG GAAACATGACAGAGTGTCCTGGCCACTTTGGCCACATTGAGCtggccaagcctgtcttccatgTGGGCTTCCTGGTGAAGACCATGAAAGTCCTGCGCTGTGTCTGCTTCTTCTGCTCCAAACTGCTTGTAGACTCT AACAACCCAAAGATCAAGGACATCCTGGCCAAGTCCAAGGGGCAACCCAAGAAGCGTCTCACACATGTCTATGACCTTTGCAAGGGCAAAAACATCTGCGAGGGTGGGGAGGAGATGGACAACAAGTTCGGTGTGGAACAGCCTGAGGGCGACGAGGATTTGACCAAAGAAAAG GGCCATGGCGGCTGCGGGCGGTACCAGCCCCGGATCCGGCGCTCGGGCCTGGAGCTCTATGCAGAGTGGAAGCATGTCAACGAGGACTCTCAGGAAAAGAAGATCCTGCTGAGCCCCGAGCGAGTGCATGAGATCTTCAAGCGCATATCCGACgaggagtgttttgttctgggcATGGAGCCCCGCTACGCACGGCCGGAGTGGATGATCGTCACGGTGCTGCCCGTGCCTCCCCTCTCCGTGCGGCCCGCTGTTGTGATGCAGGGCTCAGCCCGCAACCAG GATGACCTGACTCACAAACTGGCTGACATTGTGAAGATCAATAATCAGCTCCGGCGAAACGAACAGAACGGCGCGGCAGCCCACGTCATCGCAGAGGACGTGAAGCTCCTGCAGTTCCATGTGGCCACCATGGTGGACAATGAGCTGCCTGGGTTGCCCCGT GCCATGCAGAAGTCTGGCCGTCCCCTCAAGTCTCTGAAGCAGCGGTTAAAGGGCAAGGAAGGTCGGGTGCGAGGGAACCTGATGGGCAAACGTGTTGACTTCTCAGCCCGCACGGTCATCACTCCCGACCCCAACCTCTCCATTGACCAGGTTGGCGTGCCCCGCTCCATTGCCGCCAACATGACCTTTGCGGAGATTGTCACCCCTTTCAACATTGACAG TGTGACGACCCCGTACAATGCAGACTTTGATGGGGACGAGATGAACTTGCACCTGCCACAGTCCCTGGAGACACGGGCGGAGATCCAGGAGCTTGCCATGGTGCCACGCATGATTGTCACCCCCCAGAGCAATCGCCCGGTCATGGGCATCGTGCAGGACACGCTCACGGCAGTGCGCAAATTCACCAAGAGAGATGTCTTCCTCGAGCGG GGCGAAGTGATGAACCTCCTGATGTTCCTGTCCACATGGGACGGGAAGGTCCCCCAGCCAGCCATCCTCAAGCCGCGACCCCTGTGGACGGGCAAGCAGATCTTCTCCCTGATCATCCCAGGCCACATTAATTGTATCCGTACCCACAGCACCCACCCTGACGATGAGGACAGTGGCCCTTACAAGCACATCTCTCCTGGGGACACCAAG GTGGTGGTGGAGAATGGGGAGCTGATCATGGGCATCCTGTGTAAGAAGTCTCTGGGCACATCAGCTGGCTCCCTGGTCCACATCTCCTACCTGGAGATGGGCCATGATATCACCCGCCTCTTCTACTCCAACATCCAGACCGTCATTAACAACTGGCTTCTCATCGAGG GTCATACCATTGGCATTGGGGACTCCATTGCTGATTCGAAGACTTACCAGGACATTCAGAACACTATTAAGAAGGCCAAACAGGATGTGATAGAG GTCATTGAGAAGGCGCATAACAATGAGCTGGAGCCCACCCCAGGGAACACTCTACGGCAGACATTTGAGAACCAGGTCAACCGCATTCTCAACGATGCCCGAGACAAAACTGGCTCCTCTGCCCAGAAATCCCTGTCTGAATACAACAACTTCAAGTCTATGGTGGTGTCTGGGGCCAAAGGCTCCAAGATCAACATCTCCCAG GTCATTGCTGTCGTCGGGCAGCAGAATGTGGAAGGCAAGCGGATCCCATTTGGGTTTAAGCACCGGACTCTGCCTCACTTCATCAAGGATGACTATGGGCCTGAGAGCCGTGGCTTTGTGGAGAACTCCTACCTGGCCGGCCTCACACCCACTGAGTTCTTCTTTCATGCCATGGGGGGTCGTGAAGGGCTCATCGACACAGCTGTCAAGACTGCTGAGACTG GATACATCCAGCGGCGACTGATCAAGTCCATGGAGTCGGTGATGGTGAAGTACGACGCAACTGTGCGTAACTCCATCAACCAGGTGGTGCAGCTGCGCTACGGCGAGGACGGCCTGGCGGGCGAGAGTGTGGAGTTCCAGAACCTGGCTACCCTTAAGCCTTCTAACAAGGCTTTTGAGAAGAA GTTCCGCTTTGATTATACCAATGAGCGGGCCCTGAGGCGCACCCTGCAGGAGGATCTGGTGAAGGACGTGCTGAGCAACGCGCACATACAGAACGAGCTGGAGCGGGAGTTTGAGCGGATGCGTGAGGATCGGGAGGTGCTCAGGGTCATCTTCCCAACTGGCGACAGCAAG GTTGTCCTTCCCTGTAACCTGCTGCGCATGATCTGGAATGCTCAGAAAATCTTCCACATCAACCCCCGCCTTCCCTCCGACCTGCACCCCATCAAGGTGGTGGAGG GAGTCAAGGAGTTGAGCAAGAAGCTGGTGATTGTGAACGGGGATGACCCCCTAAGCCGGCAGGCTCAGGAGAATGCCACGCTGCTCTTTAACATCCACCTGCGGTCCACGCTCTGCTCCCGCCGCATGGCTGAGGAGTTCCGGCTCAGCGGGGAGGCCTTCGACTGGCTGCTTGGTGAGATCGAGTCCAAGTTCAACCAGGCCATT GCCCATCCCGGGGAGATGGTGGGAGCTCTGGCTGCACAGTCCCTAGGAGAACCTGCCACCCAGATGACCTTGAACACCTTCCACTACGCTGGTGTGTCTGCCAAAAATGTGACGCTGGGTGTGCCCCGACTTAAGGAGCTTATCAACATTTCCAAGAAGCCAAAGACCCCTTCCCTTACCGTTTTCCTGCTGGGCCAGTCTGCTCGGGATGCTGAGAGAGCCAAG GACATTCTGTGCCGCCTAGAACATACAACATTGAGAAAGGTGACTGCCAACACAGCCATCTACTATGACCCCAACCCCCAGAGCACAGTGGTGGCAGAGGACCAGGAGTGGGTGAATGTCTACTATGAGATGCCTGACTTTGACGTGGCCAGGATCTCCCCCTGGCTGTTGCGGGTGGAGCTGGACCGGAAGCACATGACAGACCGGAAACTGACGATGGAGCAGATTGCGGAAAAGATCAATGCTG GCTTTGGCGATGACTTGAATTGCATCTTTAACGATGATAACGCAGAGAAGCTGGTGCTCCGCATCCGTATCATGAACAGTGACGAAAACAAGATGCAAGAG GAGGAAGAGGTGGTGGACAAGATGGATGATGACGTTTTCCTGCGCTGCATCGAGTCCAACATGCTGACCGACATGACCCTGCAGGGCATTGAGCAGATCAGCAAG GTGTACATGCACCTGCCCCAGACGGACAACAAGAAGAAGATCATCATCACCGAGGACGGGGAGTTTAAGGCCCTGCAGGAGTGGATCCTGGAGACGGACGGCGTGAGCCTGATGCGGGTGCTGAGCGAGAAAGATGTGGACCCAGTGCGCACCACGTCCAATGACATCGTGGAGATCTTCACG gtgctgggcaTTGAGGCTGTGCGGAAAGCCCTGGAACGGGAGCTGTATCACGTCATCTCCTTTGACGGCTCCTACGTCAATTACCGGCACTTGGCTCTCTTGTGTGATACCATGACCTGCCGCGGCCACCTCATGGCCATCACCCGGCATGGCGTCAACCGTCAAGACACTGGACCTCTCATGAAATGTTCCTTTGAGGAAACG GTGGATGTGCTCATGGAAGCGGCTGCTCATGGGGAGAGTGACCCTATGAAGGGGGTGTCTGAGAACATCATGCTGGGCCAGCTCGCGCCCGCTGGCACTGGCTGCTTTGACCTCCTGCTCGATGCGGAGAAGTGCAAGTATGGCATGGAGATCCCTACCAACATTCCCGGCCTGGGGGCTGCTGGAC CCACCGGCATGTTCTTTGGCTCAGCACCCAGTCCCATGGGAGGAATTTCTCCTGCCATGACGCCCTGGAACCTGGGTGCCACTCCAGCCTATGGCGCCTGGTCCCCCAGTGTTG GGAGCGGAATGACCCCAGGGGCAGCTGGCTTCTCTCCCAGTGCTGCTTCAGATGCCAGTGGCTTCAGCCCAGGTTATTCCCCTGCCTGGTCTCCCACGCCGGGCTCTCCGGGCTCCCCGGGCCCCTCAAGCCCGTACATCCCCTCACCAG GTGGTGCCATGTCTCCCAGCTACTCACCAACGTCACCTGCCTATGAGCCCCGCTCCCCAGGGGGCTATACGCCCCAGAGTCCTTCTTACTCCCCCACTTCACCTTCCTACTCCCCTACGTCTCCATCCTATTCTCCAACCAGTCCCAACTATAGCCCTACATCACCCAGCTACTCACCGACTTCACCCAGCTACTCGCCAACCTCCCCCAGCTATTCTCCAACTTCTCCAAGTTATTCTCCCACGTCCCCCAGCTATTCTCCAACTTCCCCAAGCTACTCACCGACGTCACCTAGCTATTCACCAACCTCTCCCAGCTACTCACCGACCTCTCCCAGCTATTCACCAACATCCCCCAGTTACTCGCCAACGTCACCCAGCTATTCTCCCACCTCCCCCAGCTATTCACCAACATCTCCAAGCTATTCACCAACATCTCCAAGCTATTCACCAACTTCCCCGAGTTACTCACCCACCAGCCCTAACTATTCCCCAACCAGTCCCAATTATACCCCGACGTCACCTAGCTACAGCCCAACATCACCCAGCTACTCACCTACTAGTCCCAACTACACGCCAACCAGCCCTAACTACAGCCCTACCTCTCCAAGCTATTCTCCAACTTCACCGAGCTACTCCCCAACCTCTCCAAGCTATTCCCCTTCAAGCCCACGATACACACCACAGTCTCCAACCTATACCCCGAGTTCTCCCAGCTACAGCCCTAGCTCACCCAGCTACAGCCCTACTTCGCCCAAGTATACCCCAACCAGTCCTTCCTACAGCCCCAGCTCACCAGAGTACACCCCAACCTCACCCAAGTACTCGCCTACCAGCCCCAAATACTCACCCACCTCTCCGAAGTACTCTCCTACCAGCCCCACCTATTCGCCAACCACCCCAAAATACTCACCAACATCTCCTACTTATTCACCAACCTCTCCTGTTTATACCCCAACGTCCCCCAAGTATTCACCTACTAGTCCCACTTACTCGCCCACTTCCCCCAAATACTCGCCCACCAGCCCCACCTACTCTCCCACCTCCCCCAAAGGCTCCACCTACTCTCCCACCTCCCCTGGGTACTCGCCTACCAGCCCCACCTATAGCCTCACCAGCCCGGCCATCAGCCCAGATGACAGTGACGAGGAGAACTGA